The stretch of DNA GCACGGAGATGTCTTGTGCGGCTGCAAAGCCAAGCTCGTAGATGGTTGCTGCTTCATCGGATAAATTCGTAACGTTAAGGACGACATTGTAGGTTACCGGGTCTGGGTATTCTGCGTTTGAAGCGTTAAGGTCAAAGTTTGCGTAGACGACGTCGACGCTGAAGCCAGCTTTGGTTCCCTCTGCAACAGTGGGGTAAGGCTGGATGTTGGGTACAATCAGCATTGGCGCTGCGTATGCGATGCCGATGCCGAAGGCTAAAACCGCGATTAGGATCATTGAGAGTGATTTTTTCATTTTTTCACCACACGCTGTATCGTCTAAACCGCTCTTAGCTCTATTCGCCGAACACTTCCGTTCGAGCACCCGAACACCCTTTTAATCAAGGCAAAACAACGCAGAGGAAGCATATACAGCTTCGTAAAAAAGAAAAAAGCGGACACAAGCCGCCTAATAGGACCTTGCGAAGTACACGACTTCTTTGGCTTCCTTCCCGCAATGCACACAGCCAGATGTTGGAACCTCTTTCTGGAAGGGCCGAATGCGGATGGTTGCGCAGGTCTCGTCTTTAATTTTTGCTTCGCACTCTGGGCTGCCGCACCATGCTGCCTTGACAAAGCCGCCTTTGCCTTCAACCACCGCCTTGAATTCCTCATAGTTTGAGGCAACGCTGGTTTTGTCAGCTAAAACAGCGCGGGCTTTCAATAGCAGGTTATCCTGTATTTGCTGGAGCAGGCTTTGGGCGGTTGCGAGTATATCGGCGTCCTTCACGAAGGCTTTCTGTCCGGTGTCGCGGCGAACCATAACCACCTGCCCGTTTTTGACGTCTCGGGGGCCCACCTCGACACGAAGCGGGACGCCTTTGAGTTCCCACTGGTTAAATTTCCAGCCCGGCGTGTATTCGCCGCGGTCGTCGAGGAAAACGCTGATGCCGCTTGCGGTGAGGTCTGCTTGGATTTGTTTGGTTTTGGCGGCGATGGCTTCTGCCTCCAGCCCCTTGAATGGGATGGGCACGATGACCACCTGAACAGGCGCCACTTTAGGCGGCATAATGAGGCCTTTGTCGTCGCCGTGGATCATAATCATGGCGCCAATCAAGCGCGTGGTGATGCCCCAGCTGGTCTGCCACACATAATGGTCAGCTTTGTCTTCGCCGATGTATTTCACGTCGAAGACCTTGGCGAAGTGCTGGCCCAAGTTGTGGCTGGTGCCCATCTGCAGTGCCTTGCCGTCAGGCATAATGGATTCCAGCGCTGTGGTGTAGAGGGCGCCTGCGAATTTTTCGCTCTCGCTCTTGGTGCCGATGAGCACGGGTATGGCGAGGTAATTCTCTATCATGTCGCGGTACATGTTCAGTGCCCACATGACTTCGGCTTCGGCTTCCTCGGCGGTGGCGTGTGCGGTGTGGCCTTCCTGCCAGAGGAACTCGCGTGTGCGCAGAAACAGTTTGGTGGCTTTGGTTTCCCATCTTACGATGTTGCACCACTGGTTGATCTTCAGCGGCAGGTCGCGCCAGCTGCGTATCCACTTGCTAAACATCGCGTACATGATGGTTTCGCTGGTGGGACGCACCGCCAACCGCTCATCCAGAGGCGTCTCGCCGCCAACGGTTATCCACGCGACTTCTGGAGTGAACCCCTCAAAGTGCTCGGCTTCCTTTTTAAGGAAGGCTTCGGGGATGAACATGGGGAAGTAGGTGTTTCGGTGCCCTGTTGCCTTGATTTTTTCGTTGACGACGGCTTGGATTTTTTCCCAGACCGCGTAGGCGTCGGGGCGGATAATCATG from Candidatus Bathyarchaeota archaeon encodes:
- the proS gene encoding proline--tRNA ligase; translation: MSDTGVTVKKNVDFSEWYVEVVLKAELADYAPVKGCMIIRPDAYAVWEKIQAVVNEKIKATGHRNTYFPMFIPEAFLKKEAEHFEGFTPEVAWITVGGETPLDERLAVRPTSETIMYAMFSKWIRSWRDLPLKINQWCNIVRWETKATKLFLRTREFLWQEGHTAHATAEEAEAEVMWALNMYRDMIENYLAIPVLIGTKSESEKFAGALYTTALESIMPDGKALQMGTSHNLGQHFAKVFDVKYIGEDKADHYVWQTSWGITTRLIGAMIMIHGDDKGLIMPPKVAPVQVVIVPIPFKGLEAEAIAAKTKQIQADLTASGISVFLDDRGEYTPGWKFNQWELKGVPLRVEVGPRDVKNGQVVMVRRDTGQKAFVKDADILATAQSLLQQIQDNLLLKARAVLADKTSVASNYEEFKAVVEGKGGFVKAAWCGSPECEAKIKDETCATIRIRPFQKEVPTSGCVHCGKEAKEVVYFARSY